A DNA window from Haloactinospora alba contains the following coding sequences:
- a CDS encoding TetR/AcrR family transcriptional regulator → MERTGGRTKQRMLDGAVALLRERGAAAVTVDAVLARSGAPRGSVYHHFPGGRDELVRGAIERAGEHVSSELRAAVQHGDPASALEHFVESWKRSLLDTDYLAGCPVAAVAVDAQPAPPEATTLARTVFDRWHAQLEDLLTAHGTPAPRAARLATLTVAAVEGALLLCRTRRDTAPLDEVRAELAPLLAPRSPAS, encoded by the coding sequence ATGGAACGCACCGGAGGCCGGACCAAACAGCGCATGCTCGACGGCGCGGTCGCGCTGCTGCGGGAACGCGGCGCCGCCGCCGTCACCGTCGACGCGGTCCTCGCCCGCAGCGGCGCGCCGCGCGGCTCCGTCTACCACCACTTCCCCGGCGGCCGGGACGAACTGGTCCGCGGCGCGATCGAGCGGGCGGGCGAGCACGTCTCCTCCGAGCTCCGCGCCGCAGTCCAGCACGGTGACCCCGCCAGCGCGCTGGAACACTTCGTCGAAAGCTGGAAACGCTCCCTGCTGGACACCGACTACCTCGCCGGCTGCCCCGTCGCCGCGGTCGCCGTGGACGCCCAACCGGCCCCGCCCGAGGCGACCACCCTGGCCCGCACGGTGTTCGACCGGTGGCACGCCCAGCTTGAGGACCTGCTCACGGCGCACGGCACACCGGCGCCCCGGGCCGCCCGGCTGGCCACCCTCACCGTCGCCGCCGTCGAGGGCGCCCTGCTCCTGTGCCGCACCCGCCGCGACACCGCCCCCCTCGACGAGGTCCGCGCGGAGCTCGCACCGCTGCTCGCACCGCGCTCTCCGGCCTCCTGA
- a CDS encoding DUF421 domain-containing protein: MWHDLFVTGIPPAEKVLRTVLVYLVVALLLRLLGKRDTAQLNTMDLVVMLLLANVVQNAIIGPEYSLSGAVIGAVVLLGCDSLLVRAQNRWTWAWRLLEGSPVVLARDGSYEPDAMRRLGIRKSDVAWTVQGGGGQDIRDVQRVVLVPGGKLLVQLRRDKRSATVADTDALNERLARIERLLGSRSDESGPESPT; this comes from the coding sequence GTGTGGCACGACCTGTTCGTCACCGGCATCCCGCCCGCGGAGAAGGTGCTGCGGACCGTCCTGGTGTACCTGGTTGTCGCGCTGCTGCTGCGCCTGCTCGGCAAACGCGACACCGCCCAGCTGAACACCATGGACCTCGTGGTGATGCTTCTGCTGGCCAACGTGGTGCAGAACGCGATCATCGGACCGGAGTACTCGCTGAGCGGGGCGGTGATCGGCGCCGTCGTGCTGCTGGGCTGCGACTCCCTGCTGGTGCGCGCCCAGAACCGGTGGACGTGGGCGTGGCGGCTCCTCGAGGGCTCACCGGTGGTGCTGGCCCGCGACGGCAGCTACGAACCCGACGCCATGCGGCGGTTGGGCATCCGCAAGTCCGACGTGGCCTGGACGGTCCAGGGCGGGGGCGGCCAGGACATCCGCGACGTGCAGCGGGTCGTCCTGGTACCCGGCGGGAAGCTCCTCGTGCAGCTGCGCCGGGACAAGCGCAGCGCCACCGTGGCGGACACCGACGCGCTCAACGAGCGGCTGGCGCGGATCGAACGCCTGCTCGGCTCCCGCTCGGACGAGTCCGGCCCCGAGTCCCCCACGTGA
- a CDS encoding serine hydrolase domain-containing protein produces the protein MLPALSRRRALLAAGGAAAGALVPGPARASGTFPVLRPGSAGEAGLGRDALAALDDVITARTGPGPDAAFPGAVLLVARGGVVAKHTAYGHAQTHRGEVPLRHPRPMRPETLVDVASCTKVLATTASVMALVDDGAVSLDAPVARWIPDVPEAVTVRRLLTHTAGLWEWQPTYLWAVTPEDAVSHVTGLPLRYGVGDGRHYSDLGFMLLGEVVRRASGRSLSAYARRRVHRRLGMVNTAFRPRRGGVAATSLGNRTERRMIGTEEPYPVLGDRGVEDFEGWREHTLVGEVNDGNSAYAFHGVAGHAGLFTTARDIAVFAQTLANGGGYGHRRVFAGPTVDEFTSDAFHSGQGLGFWTHRFDGIAGLGEGGVGHSGFTGVEFAVDRGDGLVVVLLTNRLHPRLPAASVDPAWRAVREGVGEALARTG, from the coding sequence ACTCGTTCCCGGCCCCGCGCGGGCCAGCGGCACCTTCCCGGTGCTGCGCCCCGGCAGTGCCGGTGAGGCGGGTCTGGGCCGCGACGCCCTCGCCGCCCTCGACGACGTGATCACGGCCCGAACGGGACCGGGACCGGACGCGGCGTTCCCCGGCGCCGTGCTGCTCGTCGCCAGGGGCGGCGTCGTCGCCAAGCACACGGCCTACGGCCACGCCCAGACCCACCGCGGCGAGGTGCCGCTGCGCCACCCCCGGCCGATGCGGCCGGAAACCCTCGTCGACGTGGCGTCCTGCACGAAGGTCCTCGCCACCACCGCGTCGGTGATGGCGCTGGTGGACGACGGCGCCGTGTCCCTGGACGCGCCCGTGGCGCGCTGGATCCCGGACGTGCCCGAGGCCGTCACCGTGCGCAGGCTCCTCACCCACACCGCGGGGTTGTGGGAGTGGCAGCCCACCTACCTGTGGGCCGTCACGCCCGAGGACGCCGTCTCCCACGTGACCGGGCTCCCGCTGCGTTACGGCGTCGGCGACGGCAGGCACTACTCGGACCTCGGTTTCATGCTCCTCGGGGAGGTCGTGCGCCGCGCGAGCGGCCGCTCCCTGTCCGCCTACGCCCGCCGCAGGGTGCACCGCCGGCTCGGGATGGTGAACACGGCGTTCCGGCCGCGGCGCGGCGGGGTCGCGGCGACGTCGCTCGGCAACCGGACCGAGCGGCGGATGATCGGGACGGAGGAGCCCTACCCCGTACTCGGGGACCGCGGCGTCGAGGACTTCGAGGGCTGGCGGGAGCACACTCTCGTGGGCGAGGTGAACGACGGGAACTCCGCCTACGCGTTCCACGGTGTGGCGGGCCACGCCGGGCTGTTCACCACCGCGCGCGACATCGCCGTGTTCGCGCAGACCCTCGCCAACGGCGGGGGTTACGGGCACCGCCGGGTCTTCGCCGGGCCGACGGTCGACGAGTTCACCAGCGACGCGTTCCACTCCGGGCAGGGCCTCGGCTTCTGGACCCACCGTTTCGACGGCATCGCCGGGCTCGGGGAGGGCGGTGTCGGGCACAGCGGCTTCACCGGGGTGGAGTTCGCCGTCGACCGCGGCGACGGGCTGGTCGTCGTCCTGCTCACCAACCGGCTGCATCCCCGACTGCCGGCGGCGTCGGTGGATCCGGCCTGGCGCGCGGTGCGGGAGGGTGTGGGGGAGGCCCTCGCGCGTACGGGATAA
- a CDS encoding SAM-dependent methyltransferase, giving the protein MSAKRQEGSRLKDAEQGQVNLRLDVPHSARVYDCILGGKDNYQPDREAAKAMMAEWPALPIHMQANRYFMNRVGHYLAAKEGIRQFLDIGTGLPTEPNLHEVVQRVDPASRIVYVDNDPIVLTHARALLASSDEGMTNYVDADMRDPESIITAPEFTETLDLDRPVALTVIAMVHFLLDEDDAYGIINRLLEPLCPGSFLAMSIGTADFAPDEVHRVAREYEARGMPMRLRNRAEAERFFDGMDLVEPGVTQVHHWHPHPNAVGTVNDADIAMYGGVARKR; this is encoded by the coding sequence ATGTCCGCGAAACGGCAAGAGGGGTCCCGGTTGAAGGACGCGGAACAGGGGCAGGTGAACCTGCGTCTGGACGTGCCGCACTCCGCCCGGGTGTACGACTGCATCCTGGGGGGCAAGGACAACTACCAGCCCGACCGGGAGGCTGCCAAGGCCATGATGGCGGAGTGGCCGGCCCTGCCGATCCACATGCAGGCCAACCGGTACTTCATGAACCGGGTCGGCCACTACCTGGCCGCCAAGGAGGGGATCCGCCAGTTCCTGGACATCGGTACCGGGCTGCCCACCGAGCCCAACCTGCACGAGGTGGTGCAGCGGGTGGACCCCGCATCCCGGATCGTCTACGTGGACAACGACCCCATCGTCCTCACGCACGCCCGCGCGCTGCTGGCCAGCAGCGACGAGGGGATGACGAACTACGTGGACGCCGACATGCGCGACCCGGAGAGTATCATCACCGCTCCCGAGTTCACCGAGACGCTGGACCTGGACCGGCCGGTGGCGCTGACCGTGATCGCCATGGTCCACTTCCTGCTGGACGAGGACGACGCCTACGGCATCATCAACCGTCTGCTGGAGCCGCTGTGCCCGGGGAGCTTCCTGGCGATGTCGATCGGGACGGCGGACTTCGCCCCGGACGAGGTGCACCGCGTCGCGCGGGAGTACGAGGCGCGGGGTATGCCGATGCGGCTGCGCAACAGGGCCGAGGCGGAACGCTTCTTCGACGGGATGGACCTGGTGGAGCCGGGCGTGACCCAGGTGCACCACTGGCACCCCCACCCGAACGCGGTCGGGACGGTCAACGACGCCGACATCGCCATGTACGGCGGGGTCGCGCGCAAGCGCTGA